A section of the Gemmatimonadota bacterium genome encodes:
- a CDS encoding hydantoinase/oxoprolinase family protein — MSSPPRLRIVAVDTGGTFTDLVSLGGGGLERLKVPSTPHDPAQAVLDGVRALVPVGEPFHLIHGSTVATNALLERKGSRVHLVTNRGFEDVIEIGRQNRPQLYALVGHRLPPLVAREDRVGVRGRLGPDGTELEPLDPAELTALPERLAGAVSVAVVLLHAYADPAHEERVAAALADLGVPLSVSSRILPEYREYERTSTTVVNAYVGPLMDRYLGRLDREAGARRFRVMGSNGGALSAERARAEPVHTVLSGPAGGVVGALAWGERTGLDRLITFDMGGTSTDVSLCPGRPLHTREFQIDGQPVAVPVIDIHTVGAGGGSLARVDPGGALRVGPESAGAVPGPICYGRGGTQVTVTDANVWLGRLPADAFLGDRELDREAVRAPLTALAQALGSTPERAAEGVLAVAETAMVRALRVISVERGFDPADFTLVAFGGAGGLHAAELARALGAASVLVPPDPGLLSAFGMLVAPVSRTAVRTLLAHTGQDGLEDRVRDALAETDAEARALLSGESDADESIEVERQVDARYRGQSFELRVPADDWLERFHAAHRARYGYERREAVVEVVTVRSDARASGPAAPFPTLPDVRDAAPLRPHPVYEGGAHAQGSRVERASLRAGHRLRGPLVITEYSGTVWVPSGWTVEVDASACLHLRAETDA; from the coding sequence GTGTCCTCGCCTCCCCGCCTGCGCATCGTCGCCGTCGACACCGGCGGCACGTTCACCGACCTGGTCTCCCTCGGTGGGGGCGGGCTGGAGCGTCTGAAGGTCCCCTCCACCCCGCACGATCCCGCCCAGGCCGTCCTGGACGGCGTGCGGGCGCTCGTTCCGGTCGGGGAGCCCTTCCATCTGATCCATGGCTCCACGGTGGCCACGAACGCCCTGCTGGAGCGCAAGGGCAGCCGCGTCCACCTGGTCACGAACCGCGGCTTCGAGGACGTGATCGAGATCGGCCGCCAGAACCGGCCCCAGCTCTACGCCCTGGTGGGTCACCGGCTGCCGCCGCTGGTGGCGCGGGAAGACCGGGTCGGGGTGCGCGGACGACTCGGGCCCGACGGCACCGAGCTGGAGCCGCTCGACCCCGCCGAGCTGACCGCCCTGCCGGAACGCCTGGCCGGTGCCGTGTCGGTGGCCGTGGTGCTGCTCCACGCCTACGCCGATCCGGCGCACGAGGAGCGGGTGGCCGCGGCGCTGGCGGACCTGGGGGTCCCCCTGTCGGTCTCCAGCCGCATCCTGCCGGAGTACCGGGAGTACGAGCGGACCTCCACCACCGTGGTCAACGCGTACGTGGGTCCGCTCATGGACCGGTACCTGGGACGCCTGGACCGTGAGGCCGGAGCGCGCCGCTTCCGGGTGATGGGCTCCAATGGAGGGGCCCTGTCCGCCGAGCGCGCCCGCGCCGAGCCGGTCCACACCGTGCTCTCCGGGCCCGCCGGGGGCGTCGTGGGCGCGCTGGCCTGGGGGGAGCGGACCGGCCTCGATCGCCTGATCACGTTCGACATGGGCGGTACCTCCACCGACGTCTCGCTCTGTCCGGGTCGCCCGCTGCACACGCGGGAGTTCCAGATCGACGGCCAGCCCGTCGCCGTGCCGGTCATCGACATCCACACCGTAGGGGCGGGTGGCGGCAGCCTCGCCCGGGTCGACCCCGGAGGAGCGCTCCGCGTCGGGCCGGAGAGCGCGGGCGCGGTGCCCGGGCCCATCTGCTACGGTCGCGGAGGCACGCAGGTCACGGTCACGGACGCCAACGTCTGGCTGGGCCGCCTCCCGGCGGACGCCTTCCTGGGGGACCGGGAGCTCGACCGCGAGGCCGTACGGGCCCCGCTGACCGCCCTGGCGCAGGCGCTGGGCTCGACGCCCGAGCGCGCCGCCGAAGGCGTGCTGGCGGTGGCGGAGACCGCCATGGTGCGGGCGCTCCGGGTGATCTCCGTCGAGCGGGGCTTCGATCCGGCCGACTTCACGCTGGTGGCCTTCGGGGGGGCCGGCGGCTTGCACGCCGCCGAGCTGGCGCGCGCCTTAGGCGCGGCCTCCGTGCTCGTGCCCCCCGACCCGGGCCTGCTCTCCGCGTTCGGGATGCTGGTGGCGCCAGTGAGCCGCACGGCGGTGCGCACGCTGCTCGCGCACACGGGCCAGGACGGTCTGGAGGACCGCGTGCGGGACGCGCTGGCCGAGACGGACGCGGAGGCCCGCGCCCTTCTGTCCGGCGAGTCGGATGCGGACGAGTCCATCGAGGTGGAGCGCCAGGTGGACGCCCGCTACCGCGGGCAGAGCTTCGAGCTGCGCGTGCCGGCCGACGACTGGCTCGAGCGGTTCCACGCCGCCCACCGGGCGCGCTATGGCTACGAGCGACGGGAGGCGGTCGTGGAGGTGGTGACCGTGCGCAGCGACGCCCGTGCGTCCGGGCCCGCCGCGCCGTTCCCGACGCTCCCGGACGTCCGGGACGCCGCGCCCCTTCGGCCCCATCCGGTGTACGAAGGCGGCGCGCACGCCCAGGGCTCGCGCGTGGAGCGTGCGTCGCTCCGGGCGGGACACCGACTGCGGGGCCCGCTGGTGATCACCGAGTACAGCGGCACCGTGTGGGTGCCGTCCGGTTGGACGGTGGAGGTGGACGCCTCCGCCTGCCTGCACCTCCGTGCGGAGACGGACGCGTGA
- a CDS encoding MATE family efflux transporter, with translation MHAPVTPRTILHLAWPIVLANAAVPLLGLVDTAVIGNTGNVSALGAIGLGALVFSFLFWGFGFLRMGTTGFTAQAAGRGDPAEVRATFARALMLAGVLGSGLVLLQVPLGRAALALLGAQPDVEALTEAYLRIRIWAAPASLGVFAVLGSLIGLGKTRQVLVTQVFLNGVNIALDVLFAGVFGWGVRGIALGTALAEWSTLVVGCGLLVRVFQAERTDSEPFWPRARILDRGAARAMMSANADIMIRTLFLLLGFGWFTNQGARFGNDILAANHVLMQLVTLSAYLLDGYAHATEILVGRAVGTARVDAFDRAVRLSTWMAALTAIVLATLVLLLGTPLVHVLTDLPDVRTVAVRHLPWTALYVALSFAAFQLDGVFIGATGTRAMRNASVLSCLVFLVLSLPLARWGGNTGLWLAFVTFVVARALTLWRRYPALRARVRMRG, from the coding sequence ATGCACGCGCCTGTCACGCCCCGGACGATCCTCCACCTCGCGTGGCCCATCGTTCTCGCCAATGCGGCCGTGCCCCTCCTGGGCCTGGTCGACACCGCCGTGATCGGGAATACGGGCAATGTGTCCGCGTTGGGCGCCATCGGGCTGGGGGCGCTGGTCTTCAGCTTCCTCTTCTGGGGCTTCGGCTTCCTGCGCATGGGCACGACGGGCTTCACCGCCCAGGCCGCCGGTCGCGGCGATCCGGCGGAGGTCCGCGCCACGTTCGCGCGCGCACTGATGCTGGCGGGGGTGCTCGGCTCCGGGCTCGTCCTGCTGCAGGTGCCGCTCGGTCGGGCTGCCCTGGCCCTGCTCGGGGCGCAGCCGGACGTGGAGGCGCTGACCGAAGCCTACCTGCGGATCCGCATCTGGGCCGCTCCGGCGAGCCTCGGGGTCTTCGCCGTGCTCGGGTCGCTGATCGGCCTCGGCAAGACCCGCCAGGTGCTCGTCACGCAGGTCTTCCTGAACGGCGTCAACATCGCGCTGGACGTGCTGTTCGCGGGCGTGTTCGGATGGGGGGTCCGTGGGATCGCCCTGGGTACCGCGCTGGCGGAGTGGAGCACGCTCGTGGTCGGATGCGGCCTGCTGGTGCGGGTCTTTCAAGCTGAGCGCACGGACAGCGAGCCCTTCTGGCCGCGTGCCCGCATCCTGGATCGCGGCGCCGCGCGCGCGATGATGTCCGCGAACGCGGACATCATGATCCGGACGCTGTTCCTGCTGCTCGGCTTCGGGTGGTTCACCAACCAGGGCGCCCGCTTCGGCAACGACATCCTCGCGGCGAACCACGTCCTGATGCAGCTCGTGACACTCAGCGCGTACCTCCTGGACGGCTACGCGCACGCGACGGAGATCCTCGTGGGTCGAGCCGTCGGCACGGCCCGGGTGGACGCGTTCGACCGTGCCGTGCGCCTGTCCACCTGGATGGCGGCACTCACCGCGATCGTCCTCGCCACCCTGGTGCTGCTGCTGGGCACGCCGCTGGTGCACGTGCTCACCGACCTGCCGGACGTACGGACGGTGGCCGTGCGCCACCTGCCATGGACGGCCCTCTACGTGGCGCTGTCCTTCGCGGCGTTCCAGCTGGATGGGGTCTTCATCGGAGCCACGGGCACGCGCGCCATGCGGAACGCCAGCGTCCTTTCCTGCCTCGTCTTCCTGGTGCTCTCGCTTCCGCTGGCGCGGTGGGGGGGCAACACGGGGCTGTGGCTGGCGTTCGTGACGTTCGTGGTGGCGCGCGCCCTCACGCTCTGGAGGCGCTACCCGGCGCTTCGCGCGCGGGTGCGCATGCGCGGGTGA
- a CDS encoding mechanosensitive ion channel family protein, producing MRAATSTFALTAQLLPAAQEESAQPARFRGSLDAQALLPELVRTAVILLVAIVAYRLVKALIRRMVQREVADEDPVTRRLRLQRSQTLASLLGSVAFVVIATLATLTVLDNFIDIGPLLASVGVLGLAVSFGAQSLVKDVITGTFMLLESQFGVGDVIRIADVSGQVERITLRTTTLRDLHGVVHIVPNGEITRVSNLTKSWSKAVLDIGVAYKENVDRVIALLASIVEEFHRDPAWAPRLLEAPEVLGVQDLGDSAVVIRASVKTLPQEQFAVSRELRRRIKNRFDEEGVEIPFPHMTFYWGEGQQPGERAEASDKRAPLEPGTTD from the coding sequence TTGAGGGCCGCGACCTCGACGTTTGCGCTCACCGCGCAGCTCCTGCCCGCGGCGCAGGAGGAAAGCGCACAGCCGGCCCGCTTCCGGGGATCGCTCGATGCGCAGGCGCTCCTCCCCGAGCTCGTCCGCACGGCCGTCATCCTGCTGGTGGCCATCGTGGCGTATCGGTTGGTGAAGGCCCTGATCCGCCGGATGGTGCAGCGCGAGGTGGCCGACGAGGACCCCGTGACCCGGCGGCTTCGGCTGCAACGGAGCCAGACCCTGGCCAGCCTGCTGGGCAGCGTGGCCTTCGTGGTCATCGCCACCCTGGCCACGCTCACCGTGCTGGACAACTTCATCGACATCGGCCCGCTGCTGGCCAGCGTCGGCGTGCTCGGGCTGGCCGTCTCCTTCGGCGCACAGTCGCTGGTCAAGGACGTCATCACCGGCACCTTCATGCTGCTCGAGAGCCAGTTCGGGGTGGGGGACGTGATCCGCATCGCCGACGTCTCCGGACAGGTGGAGCGCATCACGCTGCGCACCACGACGCTGCGGGACCTGCACGGTGTCGTCCACATCGTACCCAACGGCGAGATCACCCGCGTCAGCAACCTGACCAAGTCGTGGTCGAAGGCCGTCCTCGACATCGGGGTTGCGTACAAGGAGAACGTGGACCGGGTGATCGCGCTGCTCGCGTCCATCGTGGAGGAGTTCCACCGCGACCCGGCCTGGGCTCCGCGCCTGTTGGAGGCACCCGAGGTCCTGGGGGTCCAGGATCTCGGGGACAGCGCCGTCGTCATCCGCGCCAGCGTGAAGACCCTGCCGCAGGAGCAGTTCGCCGTATCGCGCGAGCTGCGGCGGCGGATCAAGAACCGCTTCGACGAAGAGGGGGTGGAGATCCCCTTCCCCCATATGACGTTCTACTGGGGGGAAGGGCAGCAACCCGGGGAGCGGGCGGAGGCATCCGACAAGCGCGCGCCTCTGGAGCCGGGAACGACCGACTGA
- a CDS encoding sigma-70 family RNA polymerase sigma factor: MPSVLTDGHPAGLIDPTEAHEESPRDLVPLGELTDEGLVEAHLEGRPGAFQELYDRYRDRLIHFITRKTGDSDRAQDLVQEAFIRVTRHLHRFDTSKKFSTWVYTIASNLAKNELRNRSRSPLVLFQKLTSNWDEDHRPLQFQDLSLRPDDLYRKRYLRRLVEDTVETLPEHHRLVFRLRELEGKSYEEIAEITGVNLGTVKSRLHRARNSFAQRIEPFLN, from the coding sequence ATGCCTAGCGTTCTCACGGACGGCCACCCTGCGGGGCTGATCGATCCGACCGAAGCACACGAGGAGTCCCCTCGGGACCTCGTGCCCCTGGGGGAGCTGACCGACGAGGGCCTCGTCGAAGCGCACCTCGAGGGACGCCCCGGTGCGTTCCAGGAGCTGTACGACCGCTACCGGGACCGCCTCATCCACTTCATCACCCGGAAGACCGGGGACTCCGACCGGGCGCAGGACCTGGTGCAGGAGGCGTTCATCCGCGTCACGCGTCACCTGCACCGCTTCGACACGTCCAAGAAGTTCTCGACCTGGGTCTACACCATCGCCAGCAACCTGGCGAAGAACGAGCTGCGGAATCGCTCGCGCTCGCCGCTGGTGCTGTTCCAGAAGCTCACGAGCAACTGGGACGAGGACCATCGCCCCCTCCAGTTCCAGGACCTGAGCCTCCGGCCCGACGACCTCTACCGGAAGCGCTATCTGCGTCGCCTGGTCGAGGACACGGTGGAGACGTTGCCGGAGCATCATCGCCTCGTCTTCCGTCTGCGGGAGCTGGAAGGGAAGAGCTACGAGGAGATCGCCGAGATCACCGGCGTGAACCTGGGCACGGTGAAGAGCCGGTTGCATCGCGCGCGCAACTCCTTCGCGCAGCGCATCGAGCCCTTCCTCAACTAG
- a CDS encoding DUF4440 domain-containing protein: protein MGRFARRCLGGLALVVGSGCGRGPAPSSTDPAADSAAIVAASRAFSDAYVDGDTARLAELYTEDALVLPPGRTVQGRAAIQRYFGPGPRRANLAHAMTSERLDVQGDLATDVGEWSNTWRIGEEEAQTASGRYLVVWRRGPDGRWRMVYDMWHRPPS, encoded by the coding sequence ATGGGACGATTCGCGCGACGGTGTCTCGGGGGGCTCGCCCTGGTGGTGGGCAGCGGATGCGGCCGGGGACCTGCGCCGTCCTCCACGGACCCCGCAGCGGATTCCGCGGCCATCGTCGCAGCGAGCCGCGCATTCTCCGACGCATACGTGGACGGAGACACGGCCCGCCTGGCCGAGCTCTACACGGAGGACGCGCTCGTCCTCCCGCCCGGACGGACCGTGCAGGGGCGAGCGGCCATCCAACGCTACTTCGGACCGGGACCGCGGCGTGCGAACCTCGCGCACGCCATGACGTCGGAGCGGCTGGACGTACAGGGCGACCTCGCCACCGACGTGGGCGAGTGGTCCAACACGTGGCGGATCGGAGAGGAGGAGGCGCAGACCGCCTCCGGTCGCTACCTCGTGGTCTGGCGTCGCGGACCGGACGGCCGCTGGCGCATGGTGTACGACATGTGGCACCGGCCCCCGTCCTGA
- a CDS encoding DUF2723 domain-containing protein, translating into MSPSHPTLDGAGTRTRERPPYGAALLAGLAVFLLYTLTLARTTQYWDASEYIATGHILGIPHPPGNPLFVLLARTWDILLTPLGLSTAVRINLFSAAMGAGAHGLWFLVVHRVLRAFDEGRSFRLVGAAAAVAVSATAFTVWNQSNVNEKVYTVSLFTIALLTWLIFQWREHLGEGKDDNLLVLVVFILGLSVANHLMAFLATPALLVYVAVVHPRSLINWRLYVAGLIALGAGLSVHLFLPIRAGLGPIINEASPTCGSVGGALVSVLSWGQAGCAELSAALSRQQYDKPPLFPRLAPIHSQIANYLQYFDWQWARSLGATDVVFSSLRLPVTLLFTALGVIGGTEHLRRDRRSGLYFLVLLGTLSLGLVIYLNFRYGFSIAAPVNDPELHEVRERDYFFIVSFSLWGLWSGVGIATLWRWAGARTGRALLGAPVLALALVPLLLNFGWASRSRDYSARDWAYNLLQSVEPYGVLFTNGDNDTFPLWYLQEVEGIRRDVTVIVTSYLNTDWYVRQLKALTEPCAAPEAWADDPTLITCQRSYQPAEGGPRYVGSSDPLYAQAVAAAPTDAGEGTLLPLDRPLVLPQRAITSVPDTTLTRVANTIIPIREDTRYRVGPIDAVLPGGQYLQPWHQFAISIIAESMGERPIYFASSGSGAPSALGLDRFLMRQGLAYKLLPAVPSPDSMPPGVIQLDESPLTPVIGYWLDVERTRRLVEHVFVHRGGIPDAWDAWPDRPSIGIPNYYSWTYYSLAQAAAQRRDAEAMERYRERAEAWGDLGS; encoded by the coding sequence GTGAGCCCATCCCACCCGACGTTGGACGGCGCCGGGACGCGCACGCGCGAGCGGCCTCCCTACGGCGCGGCGCTGCTCGCCGGGCTGGCCGTCTTCCTGCTCTACACGCTCACGCTCGCGCGGACCACGCAGTACTGGGACGCCAGCGAGTACATCGCCACCGGGCACATCCTGGGCATCCCCCACCCGCCCGGGAATCCACTGTTCGTGCTGCTGGCGCGCACGTGGGACATCCTCCTCACGCCGCTGGGGCTGTCGACCGCGGTGCGCATCAACCTGTTCTCGGCGGCGATGGGTGCCGGCGCGCACGGGCTGTGGTTCCTGGTCGTCCATCGCGTGCTGCGCGCCTTCGATGAAGGCCGGAGCTTCCGCCTGGTGGGCGCCGCCGCAGCGGTGGCCGTGTCCGCGACGGCCTTCACGGTGTGGAATCAGTCCAACGTGAACGAGAAGGTCTACACGGTCTCTCTGTTCACGATCGCGCTGCTGACCTGGCTCATCTTCCAGTGGCGCGAGCACCTCGGGGAAGGCAAGGACGACAACCTGCTCGTTCTGGTGGTCTTCATCCTGGGCCTGTCGGTGGCCAACCACCTGATGGCCTTCCTGGCCACGCCCGCCCTGCTCGTCTATGTGGCGGTGGTGCACCCCCGCAGCCTGATCAACTGGCGACTCTACGTCGCCGGCCTCATCGCGCTGGGCGCAGGCCTCTCCGTCCACCTGTTCCTCCCCATCCGAGCGGGCTTGGGGCCGATCATCAACGAGGCCAGTCCGACGTGCGGCTCGGTCGGCGGAGCCCTGGTGAGCGTGCTGAGCTGGGGCCAGGCCGGATGCGCGGAGCTTTCCGCCGCGCTCAGCCGCCAGCAGTACGACAAACCGCCGCTGTTCCCGCGGCTGGCGCCGATCCACTCGCAGATCGCCAACTACCTGCAGTACTTCGACTGGCAGTGGGCACGCTCCCTGGGTGCGACGGACGTGGTGTTCTCGTCCCTCCGGTTGCCCGTCACGCTGCTGTTCACGGCGTTGGGGGTGATCGGTGGGACCGAGCACCTGCGGCGGGACCGGCGCTCCGGTCTGTATTTCCTGGTGCTGCTGGGCACGCTCTCCCTGGGCCTGGTCATCTATCTGAACTTCCGGTACGGCTTCTCGATCGCCGCGCCCGTCAACGATCCCGAGCTGCACGAGGTACGCGAGCGCGACTACTTCTTCATCGTCAGCTTCTCGCTGTGGGGGCTCTGGTCGGGCGTGGGGATCGCAACGCTGTGGCGCTGGGCGGGCGCGCGCACGGGTCGGGCGCTCCTGGGCGCGCCCGTGCTGGCGTTGGCCCTGGTCCCGCTGCTCCTCAACTTCGGGTGGGCCAGCCGCAGCCGGGACTATTCGGCGCGCGACTGGGCCTACAACCTGCTGCAGAGCGTCGAGCCCTACGGGGTGCTCTTCACCAACGGCGACAACGACACGTTCCCGCTCTGGTATCTGCAGGAGGTGGAAGGCATCCGTCGCGACGTGACCGTGATCGTCACGTCGTACCTGAACACCGACTGGTACGTGCGGCAGCTGAAGGCGCTGACGGAGCCCTGTGCCGCGCCTGAGGCCTGGGCGGACGACCCCACGTTGATCACCTGCCAGCGATCCTACCAGCCCGCTGAAGGTGGACCACGGTATGTCGGCTCGAGCGATCCGCTGTACGCGCAGGCCGTAGCGGCGGCACCCACCGACGCCGGGGAGGGAACGCTGCTGCCGCTCGACCGCCCGCTGGTGCTCCCGCAGCGCGCCATCACGTCCGTGCCCGACACCACGCTGACACGGGTGGCGAACACCATCATTCCCATCCGCGAGGACACACGCTACCGCGTCGGTCCCATCGACGCCGTCCTGCCGGGCGGCCAGTACCTGCAGCCGTGGCACCAGTTCGCCATCAGCATCATCGCCGAGTCAATGGGCGAGCGACCCATCTACTTCGCGTCGAGCGGCAGCGGCGCGCCCTCCGCGCTCGGGCTGGACCGCTTCCTGATGCGCCAGGGATTGGCGTACAAGCTCCTCCCGGCCGTTCCGTCGCCGGACTCGATGCCCCCTGGCGTGATCCAGCTCGACGAGAGTCCGCTCACACCGGTGATCGGGTACTGGCTGGACGTGGAGCGGACGCGTCGGCTGGTGGAGCACGTCTTCGTGCATCGCGGGGGCATCCCGGACGCCTGGGACGCCTGGCCCGACCGACCGAGCATCGGCATCCCCAACTACTACTCGTGGACGTACTACTCCCTCGCGCAGGCTGCCGCGCAGCGGCGCGACGCCGAGGCCATGGAGCGCTACCGCGAGCGGGCCGAGGCCTGGGGAGACCTGGGGAGTTGA
- a CDS encoding nuclear transport factor 2 family protein — MSVLARRSTLGALLIALVSGGWNVPPLPAQEASGRLPSVELPPELERVLRDYEQAWSGGDAEGLARLFTEDGFVPRPHGWTRGRAAILDAYASTGGDLRLRAHAFATSGTVGWIAGSYGYAEEAATRDMGRFLLALRRDSADAPWRIAADLDHGNQGSP; from the coding sequence ATGTCGGTCCTTGCCCGCCGCTCCACGCTCGGGGCCCTGCTGATCGCCCTGGTCTCCGGGGGATGGAACGTCCCCCCGCTCCCGGCCCAGGAGGCCTCCGGCCGGCTCCCCTCCGTGGAGCTGCCGCCGGAGCTGGAGCGCGTGCTGCGCGACTACGAGCAGGCGTGGTCCGGAGGGGACGCGGAGGGTCTGGCCCGGCTGTTCACGGAAGACGGGTTCGTGCCTCGTCCCCACGGATGGACGCGCGGACGTGCCGCCATCCTCGACGCCTACGCCTCGACCGGTGGGGACCTGCGGCTGCGGGCCCACGCGTTCGCCACGTCCGGGACGGTGGGCTGGATCGCCGGCTCGTACGGCTACGCGGAGGAAGCTGCCACCCGCGACATGGGTCGCTTCCTGCTGGCGCTCCGGCGTGACTCTGCCGATGCACCGTGGCGCATCGCCGCGGACCTCGATCACGGAAACCAGGGGTCCCCGTAG
- a CDS encoding dipeptidase codes for MSSDPQEYIGRELARFQDELFAFLRIPSVSASSAHDADTRRAATWLQERMEAAGLTASLHETARHPVVLGEWRGAPEGAPTVLVYGHYDVQPSDPDDLWSSPPFEPTVRDGRIHARGAADDKGQLYLHVKAIEAHLRARGSLPVNVVVLAEGEEEIGSPNLVPFVKAMKDRLACDAVVISDSAMFAPGQPSLLFSLRGLAYFELRVRGPRGDLHSGAYGGAVVNPANALARILASLHDERGRVAIDGFYDDVVEWEEATREGIRALPFDEASFLAETGASSLGGEAGWSVPERLWIRPTCDVNGLSSGYQGEGAKTVLPAKAMAKVSFRLVPDQDPARVAELFRAHVRKVAPAGVEVDVLELHGGRPWKGQVEGRLVDAASRALARSFDQPPVLVGEGGSIPIVVEFEEILGAPALLLGFALPGANMHAPDEWFPLDSFEKGTRALAHLYDELAG; via the coding sequence TTGAGCTCCGACCCGCAGGAGTACATCGGCCGAGAGCTCGCCCGCTTCCAGGACGAGCTCTTCGCGTTCCTGCGCATCCCCTCCGTCAGCGCCTCGAGCGCACACGACGCCGACACCCGCCGCGCCGCGACCTGGTTGCAGGAGCGCATGGAGGCCGCGGGGCTCACCGCGTCCCTCCACGAGACGGCCCGCCACCCCGTGGTGCTGGGGGAGTGGCGGGGTGCCCCCGAAGGTGCCCCCACCGTCCTGGTCTACGGCCACTATGACGTCCAGCCGTCCGACCCCGACGACCTGTGGAGCTCGCCGCCGTTCGAGCCCACCGTCCGGGACGGCCGCATCCATGCCCGGGGCGCCGCCGACGACAAGGGCCAGCTCTACCTGCACGTGAAGGCCATCGAGGCCCACCTGCGCGCGCGCGGCTCCCTGCCGGTGAACGTCGTCGTCCTGGCCGAAGGCGAGGAGGAGATCGGCTCGCCCAACCTGGTGCCGTTCGTGAAGGCCATGAAGGACCGCCTGGCCTGCGACGCCGTGGTCATCTCGGATTCGGCCATGTTCGCGCCCGGCCAGCCGTCCCTGCTGTTCTCGCTCCGCGGGCTCGCCTACTTCGAGCTGCGCGTGCGCGGGCCTCGCGGAGACCTGCACTCGGGCGCCTATGGCGGGGCCGTCGTCAATCCGGCCAACGCGCTGGCGCGCATCCTGGCCTCGCTCCACGACGAGCGGGGGCGCGTCGCCATCGACGGGTTCTACGACGACGTGGTGGAGTGGGAGGAAGCCACGCGCGAAGGGATCCGGGCGCTGCCGTTCGACGAGGCGTCCTTCCTGGCCGAGACGGGCGCCAGCAGCCTGGGCGGCGAGGCGGGGTGGAGCGTGCCGGAGCGGCTCTGGATCCGTCCCACCTGTGACGTGAACGGCCTCTCCAGCGGCTATCAGGGCGAGGGCGCCAAGACGGTGCTCCCGGCCAAGGCCATGGCCAAGGTCAGCTTCCGGCTCGTCCCCGATCAGGACCCCGCGCGGGTCGCCGAACTGTTCCGGGCCCACGTCCGGAAGGTGGCCCCGGCCGGCGTGGAGGTGGACGTGCTGGAGCTGCACGGCGGGCGGCCCTGGAAGGGCCAGGTGGAAGGCCGCCTGGTGGACGCCGCCTCGCGCGCCCTGGCGCGATCCTTCGACCAGCCGCCGGTCCTCGTGGGGGAAGGCGGCTCCATCCCCATCGTGGTGGAGTTCGAGGAGATCCTGGGCGCCCCGGCGCTCCTCCTGGGCTTCGCGCTCCCGGGCGCCAACATGCACGCGCCGGACGAATGGTTCCCGCTCGACAGCTTCGAGAAGGGCACGCGCGCCCTGGCACACCTCTACGACGAGCTCGCGGGCTGA